One Nicotiana tomentosiformis chromosome 1, ASM39032v3, whole genome shotgun sequence genomic window, TGTCCTACGTGACACTGCcatttgatgaggtggatgccACGCAGCATGCTACCTCCCTTACCTATTTTACCCctctcttctattttttttttcatccCAAAATTTTTTTTCCCCTCTAAATAATATTGTATTCAAAGTTTAGTCTTTTATATATGTTTGTTTCTCCGCTCACGCTCACATTAGATTCAATATAATTACACTGCTAGCTGCTTTGAAAATTGAAAAATTGACCTGCCATTTCTAAGTCATTGGAGTATtgcaacaaaatccaaaataacaataaaatattattgcaaaaattctgTTTAAAAAAAAAGTACCAAAAACAGAGTGTCATTTAAGTACCAAAAACAGCGTTTTAGCAGAGGATTCATGGTTGTTATTTCCTTGGCTTCTGAGTTTTTGCATCGCCGAGTCCACTGCTTTCTTGTACGAGTCCGCCGCTACTCCACTCGGAAATATCTTCCTACTGTAATTTCAcggtaaaaaataataaaataaataaataaacaataaaCTATCACTATCACCGCCAAGAACATAACATAAACAAAGACACACAATCATTAACTACACCACTACACAATAAAAAGATTCAAAATTGAACATTTTACAgttcatatttttttttaaaagatgtTACGAACCTGTGATCATAGATATTGTAACGGGCATTACTGTAATCAGAGAAGCAAGTACGGAGTTTAGAGTGAAGGGCAAGTTCCCAGACAGGAGAGTTCCACCATTGCTCCGTCGAATTCTTCCTTCCTTATTCTGCCACTTATCTTATCAGACGCTTCCAATATCACCATTAGAGTGAAATTCAATATTGTCCATGGAAGAAAATTTTAGTGGTGGAAAAACAAATAGAGGGGAGGGGTAAAATGGGTTAGGGGCGCTGAGGTGGCATGTCACGTGGCATCCACCTTTTCAAATATCAGTGCCGCGTTAGATTGAATGTCGAGCTTGGACAAACTTAAAGGAAGAAGGTTATATTTGAACCAATACTATTACATCAGGGATATATTTAGACCcaaagtataacgaggggtatatTTAAACTTTTTCTTATAGTAcaagggtatatatatatatatatatatatagttcatCCCTCGCAGGCAGTAAACAGACTCCAGTCAGACCTCTTTTTAACGATATTGTTGTATAATAtttattcactataaaagtcaaattttttataaaattaatttttatgctatattataatatatattctctACAACAGCTATAATAtccaaaaaaattagaaaaaaatgaTAATGTTTTCTCTCCTTTAATTTCATCTTAGACTCACTATGTCTAATGTTTCACAGAGTTTAATGCATTTAATAGAACACTATATTTGCCATTGTGTTACTGTACGTTGAGGACTTAAAACGACTAATATGAACCTCGGGCGAAAATTTTGGGGTTGCAAACTTTCAAAAGTAAGTAATTTTTCTCGATTAATATTTGTATAGCATATGAGGTTGGGTGTAGAATAAAGGGGCCAACTATTTTAGATGGCACGAGGAGTCAACGATTAACCGAGGCTCGCCGTTGAGAAGTCCCTCATTGACATTTTTACCACTACTTTACAAAATAATAAAGTTAAACACCAATATAAGCGCGAAGAAGACGAAGAGAACATGATTTTCTTAGAACACTATTGAAAGAATCATAACAAATAAGAGAACACCTAATGATAGGTTGACCAAAATTAAACACGAGATAGATCATCTGAAAAATAATTGAATGAAGATGGAAAGTAGAGGGATCATCTAAACTTGATATGtgatctgttgttgttgttgtttggaaATATTGTATTGTTGATTAAATGTATCTGTGTTGTTTGTATGCTTTCTGTATCGTCGTCACAGTAGTAGTTATCGTTTCAGCAGATTGTATGTTTTgtgttttattttgtattttacaaCTCGAATTGTTTTTATAAAGAAGCATATCATGTTATCCAAATTTATGTTATACAATAACATTGATAATGTAATTAGCTGTCATATTCAACTAAGATATTATACACTACAAAATCATAAGAATTTCACTAATCTATAGGATAGAAGCACTCAATATCGTCAATCTCATAGATAATCTTCATTTGTTAATCAACTAATGTCAAATTCCTACTAGTTGATGGCGTTTGTTCCTCAGCCAACTTGAGAATATAGTACCTATCGTGTCTTAATAACTTTCCATTATTCTCTATTCTAATCCTCTTTCACTACTAAAAAACGGCCCATTTCCGTCCGAAATTTCCGACGGAATCGATCAGAAAatgcataaaaatatattttttaatttttaatagtaGTTACGACTAATATTTCGTCTATATCCGTCGTAAATTTTGGCGGAAAATTCCGCGTCACTGTTAGCGACCAATTCGGTCgaaaacaattaaaaaaaaaagtagcgACCGGTTCGGTTGGATTTTTTTAGTAAAACGAGGGTTGACTACTTTGACCAAATGTCCGACCGAATCGATCGGAAAGTTTTTTTAAAAACCCTAGCGACCCCATTCTTTTCCTTTCCCTCTTTTCttccttctctcttctctctcactCAAACTTCCCCCCACCCAAACCCGCCGCTGCCATCAACCAGCATCACTCGCCGGCGTCGCTGCCCAACTGCAGGTCCGTCGACGACCCTCTATTGCCAGGTAGGTTTCCCTCACCCtcctttgttatttttttttttttaaaatacactgattttgtttaattgctcctagtTTGGTTTGTAAAAATTGATTGTGTTAGCTAAAGTAAATCTATGACTATTGTTAGTAGctaaattaaatttatatgttgGTTATTTAGGGCAAAGATCGTAAAAGTATATACAATTTAGGATCGTAAAGTAAATCTATGCCCTATTGGAAGGCCAAAGTTAATAATTTTGGACTGGGTAAATTTTGAGATGCATAAATTAACTTAGAGATTCTTAGATAATGATATTTtaagatatttttatatattgcAATATAATAAAAGAGAAATGGTATTTGTTGAGTTAAATATTTATCTGATGTGCATTGTGTAATTACTTCCAtgaattaataatttataaatgtCTTATATTGTGGAGATTTACAGAAGGCATGTGAAGTAATACTGCAACACTTTTCTTAGATATTATTGATTGTGGTAACTATTCAAATCCTACTATTAGGTCAAGCAGAAACATTGTACAATAACAAATTGTATTTCCAATCTAACCTCACTTGTATAAGATTAGTTGTAATATCTACTTTCATACAAGAATAATtcattttccttttttgtttCTATTGTCTTAATACCAAGGATATTTAAaagtctttttaaaaaaaaaaaaatttaaaaagttggTTTTGGGTTCACATGAACTCAAGGGAAATGATATTATATAGCCACTTCAAATAATATCCGAAAATAtatagctttatatatatatatatatatatatatatatatatatatatatatatatatatatatatatatattatgtggcgtataaaaaaataaataaattatatacaCTTTTATGATCTTTGCCCTAAATTCAATAGCATATAACTTTTTTAATATCTTTTGACTTTCATGGAATTAAATTTAATTGAAATCTATTATCATTTTCATccattaaattattaaattgttgtTGTAGATTAGTCTATGACTTATGACAATTATGCTCTTTAAATTAAATGCGTTAATTTGTTTTATTCTATTtgaattctttaatttttatatgttgaAATAGTTTAAATAATTGTTAGTTACAACTATTTCTTTTGTTTGAGAAATCATTAATTAATTTGGATTATATGAACATTTAAGAATGAAATACTTTTGGGACGTTTCCTAGGGTTCAATCCGAACCAAATGATGAGGCTAAGCGTTTCTATGAACAGTTAGTGGAAGCTAGTCGTCcattatatgaaggctcggtgcATTCCAAGTTGTCTGTTGTGGTTAGATTGCTAAGTATTAAATCGGATAGTTTTATTTCCCAAGCGGGCATGGATTTTATTATTGGGCTTATGAATGAACTTAATTCGAGTAACATTGACTTACCAAAAGATTTCTACACTGCTAAAAAATTAGTTTCTAAGTTGGGTCTTTCATTAgagagaattgattgttgtgaaaaAGGTTGCATGTTATTCTATAAGGATGACGCATCTCTAGAGAACTGTAAATTTTGTAATCAACCTCGTTTTAAGGAAGTCACAAATGCCAATAGAAAAAAGAAAGTTCCAGTTAAAGCGATGCATTacttacctcttatacctaggttaaagaggttgtatgcaCCCTCAACATCAAAATGCAATAAATAGTATTTTCGAGAAGAAGGCTGCTCAACGGATTAAAGATACTATGTTCGCTGCTCGGAATGCCGGTAAAATGCCAGACTGGTTAAAAAAAGATGTTTGGGATAAACTTCTTGAGAAATGGAATACCGCAGAATGGAAGGCGAAGAGTGAACAAGCAAAGGCAAACCGTGCCTCTAGTAAAGGTGGCTCGTTGCACACAGGAGGTTCGATTACTTTTGCGGCTCATAAACTAAGATTGGTAATTACTTATAAAATTTTGCTTAGTTTTACATATAGAATTTTACGTTTGTAATGTCTAACTCATACTTTTTGTTATGAAGGAAAATGAAAGAGGGCGAGATATGAGTCACGCTGAGGTGTTCGAGGAGAtgcataagaaaaagaagaaggatggtacaagAGAACACTGGGTGGAGACGTGTGCGTCAGACACATATGTAAAATTctaacttcataattatttatggtttattaatattagtttgtttacataatagttatgttttcatttcaggaAGATTATCATAAAAGGGTGGAAGAATGTCAACAAACTCAACCTCCTTCAACTCAACCAACACTTGATGATATGGCTTCATTGTGGACAGAGGCAATAAGTAGAGTAAACAAAGGCAGAGTCTACGGACTAGGAGTGCGTCGACCTACAGGTCATCCAAATCCACTCTTAGctaattcttcttcttctcaaaatcAAGAACAGATGGAAGATATGAGACACGAAATTCGTAATTTGAAGCAACAATTGGACTCCTAATACAGAATATTTGTTAAGATGCAGAAATTCATGAGGAAATATGGGCATGATTTatctgatgatgaggatgaacaaACTGAATGTGATGTGTAGTAGTTTAGTTGTGATGTTTTGGTTGATTGGTAAACTTGATTGTGAGAGACAACTTTATGTATtgtttttaaacttgaatgtggccTACTATTTGGATGTTTTTATGCCCAAAATTGTTAGGTTTAATGGTTGGTATTGTTGGTTTATGTTTTGTTAATGTATTGTTGGTTTAGATTGTGTTAATGTATTGTTGGTTGGTATTATTGTATTGTAATAGTTTGACAGGTGGTGTAGCTcaaaattgggcagaattctgCCCAGATTTATAAAAAATTCCGACCGAATTCCGACGGGAGGAGTCGGACTGCCCGGATTTAAccataaatttccatattttcgatcgattcggtcggaattttaaaaaaaaaaattaatattcaaTAGTTTTCAACGGATTCCGTCggaaattaaataaaatttattttttaattattaatttccGACCGATTCGGTCCGAAatgatatatttatattatttaattttaaataaataattattttatttgtattattacgACTGATTCGTTCGGTAGATTTCGACCACTTTGATCGGAAATGTGAAATA contains:
- the LOC104119458 gene encoding uncharacterized protein, with translation MHPQHQNAINSIFEKKAAQRIKDTMFAARNAGKMPDWLKKDVWDKLLEKWNTAEWKAKSEQAKANRASSKGGSLHTGGSITFAAHKLRLENERGRDMSHAEVFEEMHKKKKKDGTREHWVETCASDTYEDYHKRVEECQQTQPPSTQPTLDDMASLWTEAISRVNKGRVYGLGVRRPTGHPNPLLANSSSSQNQEQMEDMRHEIRNLKQQLDS